TGGTGTCTCAACCACAGGTGTGAGCTACACTGTGATTTCACCAGAGGAAAGTCAGGTTCTGCTGCAACTCTGATCAAATTGCACTTTATCAGATATGGTGCATGCCACTGTCATCGCTGTACTCACCCTAAAAGGCTGGTCCGGTATAAAAGGAAAGTAAGGAATAGACGATTGCTCCTCTCCCCATTCTCCGGCTACACAAGAGTTTCTGACAAACTGCCTGTCTGTAAACACAGCTTTCAGTTCAATGGCTACATCTGCAGGAGGATCTTCTGACTCCCCGCAAGTCAGACTGATGCCAAAGCTGCAACACAAACGGATCAGCTCTCATTCAGCCAGAAGCAAGGAAAGAAGCCCCAAATGCCGCCAGTCTCATTTCTCAGCTTATTAAAACCAGGATAGCGGCACAGGATGGGGTGGCCGCTCATTCAGGGAGTGCTCCAAAAGCTCAGCAGGGACAAGCACATGGTTACAGCATACATATATGCGTGTGCATGTGCGctgtgcatatatgtgtatatatgtgcacTTACATATGCTCTACACGCTCCTTTACTCCCAAGTGAAATGTAGGGAAACGGGATCCCTTAAAGAAATGCCCCCTCTATGGGTCAAAGGAGAAATCAGCATGCTatatttaaaatgataaaaataatccCTTTCCAGAAAGGAGGGATCCgtgtgtatgtgtctgtgtttgtgtgCCTGCCTGTGGGCTCCCCCCCGCCTCGTCCGCTCCCTGGGCCCAGCAGCCCTGCTCAGGTGTTACCTCTCGGGGTTCAGATCCACTATGCCCATAACTAAGATCTTCTTTCCCGGCCTCATTCCTCCTTTGATGTGCCCACAGAAGGGGACGATCTGGAAAGGACAGCGGGAAGGAAGGGTCAACTCGGCATCAGCTACACAaaaccccatatacccccctcAAATAAAGGTGCTTTACCAGGCGAGGGAAGTACACATCAGCTTGCACCGGGGATCCCAGCGAGTTGTTTAAATGCCCGTCCTCTATTTTCTGCAGGTAAAAACGAGAGCGCTGAGTAAGGGGCATGCGGATCCCTGCCCGCTGCCGCCCCGCGGGTGCCCACCG
This window of the Melopsittacus undulatus isolate bMelUnd1 chromosome 3, bMelUnd1.mat.Z, whole genome shotgun sequence genome carries:
- the LGALSL gene encoding galectin-related protein; the encoded protein is MAGTVAERDALKIEDGHLNNSLGSPVQADVYFPRLIVPFCGHIKGGMRPGKKILVMGIVDLNPESFGISLTCGESEDPPADVAIELKAVFTDRQFVRNSCVAGEWGEEQSSIPYFPFIPDQPFRVEILCEHPRFRIFVDGHQLFDFYHRIETLSAIDTIKINGDLQLTKLG